One Artemia franciscana chromosome 15, ASM3288406v1, whole genome shotgun sequence genomic window carries:
- the LOC136036392 gene encoding pancreatic triacylglycerol lipase-like, whose protein sequence is MIRAWIFFGAVTLVLGSPVSHSQRGEVGNAVRTHSLPKFDPNDVYFYLWTKDNPSSFENIRPGQTGSNFNNGRQTKVIAHGWNQNGLSGFVKDMKDAFLSQGDYNVISIDWGVDAASIDYFTSAYAVVNVGSYAASLIDSLVASGANIKDFHIIGFSLGAHVAGATGAAVSGSVSRISGLDPAYPAFSMDNTDRRLDTSDADFVDVMHTNTGTLAEGGLSFPDPLGHVDFFPNGGHEQPGCFDNISDIIDMISGCSHGRAPKYYIESIRSNAFQAKKCSSYDEYLAGSCSSNAGAAMGYGVSTGARGNFYLQTNDNSPYAQG, encoded by the exons ATGATTAGAGCTTGGATCTTTTTCGGGGCAGTTACCCTTGTGCTAGGtag TCCTGTTTCACATTCTCAAAGAGGAGAAGTTGGAAACGCTGTCCGCACTCATTCTCTACCGAAATTTGATCCCAACGATGTTTACTTTTATCTGTGGACAAa GGATAATCCAAGCTCTTTTGAAAACATTCGTCCCGGCCAAACTGGATCGAACTTCAACAACGGCAGACAGACTAAAGTTATAGCTCATGGGTGGAATCAAAATGGTCTTAGTGGATTTGTCAAAGATATGAAAGACG cttTTCTCAGCCAAGGAGAttataatgtcatcagcattgACTGGGGAGTTGACGCCGCATCAATCGACTACTTTACTTCTGCATATGCTGTTGTTAACGTTGGATCTTATGCTGCGTCTCTTATCGACTCACTTGTTGCAAGTGGTGCGAACATTAAGGACTTTCATATTATTGGATTCAGTTTGGGTGCACATGTTGCTGGTGCCACCGGTGCTGCTGTTAGTGGCTCCGTGTCGAGGATTTCAG GTCTTGATCCTGCGTACCCTGCATTCAGTATGGATAATACAGATCGTCGCCTTGATACCAGTGACGCTGATTTTGTCGACGTAATGCATACAAATACTGGAACCCTTGCGGAAGGAGGTCTATCTTTTCCTGATCCGCTTGGTCATGTTGATTTCTTCCCTAATGGTGGCCATGAACAACCTGGCTGTTTTGACAATATAAGTGATATCATTGACATGATct CTGGATGCTCTCATGGTCGTGCCCCAAAGTATTATATTGAATCTATCAGATCTAACGCTTTTCAAGCGAAGAAATGTAGCTCTTACGATGAATATTTAGCTGGAAGCTGCAGTTCAAATGCTGGGGCCGCTATGGGATATGGAGTATCCACAGG GGCTCGTGGCAATTTTTATCTGCAAACTAATGATAATTCTCCATATGCTCAGGGATAA